TTACTTCTGAGAATCCCCAAATCCTTTTACAAATCGCATTCTAAGATTGAGTTTAAGGGGTTCGATGATGGAAACCCTAGATTTGGACTGAAATCGTTTGAGGAAGAGTCTTTTGATTACTATGATGTCTCAACTTCTGTTGAGACTGATCCTAAGTGGGGAAGAGAACTTGACTCTGaaggtgaacccatttacacacctgagcttgatatgtatcctgatcgtgaatattcttccactgatgctgttttttcgaatactgattgtgaagaagattggcttgataagcttgttcctttctcaagtgagtttCTATTCGTGTTggtgcatgttgattttatttcaTTGCTCTGTGGTCTGTAAGTGAGAGCAATTTTTAGCCACCATAAAATCGAACAAACggggtttggattgttttccaaCGTTTTAAGCACAAAGATGTTCGATTTTCCACTCtatgatttcaaaaaaataaataagtttacCTGAGAGTactaaaacaaccaattttttcattaatgaatatttgaatacaaatgtttcattgaaaacaacataaaatttttgttgtttcaTCTGAAACATTCCATGTTAGAGATCCCAAAAATATGTCCAAAGTCAAAAGGAATTTACATTTGAAACATGTTTCTTGGTTGGTTAACGTTGTGTTGGCTGTTGttctgtgctgttgttgctttACTGTATATCCCAAAAATATGTGTTGGTTGCTGTTTTGTTGTTCATATGCTGGTTTTTATTTCTCCTGTTGAAATAATGAAGTTGTGTTGTTGTTCATTTGCTTGGTTGCTCCCAAGAATAATGAAGCTGTGGTTGAAgttggttgtttttgttttctgaTAATTCTACATTCCAATGTCAACATTGCCATTGACTTGCATAGTCCTTTGATCAATCCCCCCTGCATAGCCAATCAGTTCCACAAGCTGATTCATTTTATCTGTACttagctttgtgaataaatgttgAAGTGAATCAACAACCAGTTGTTTTCAATACTTAGGTAATCTGGTAAAGTCCCTTCCTTTGCTGCCTTTGTTTTTTTCATGTGAGGAATGTGATAGTCAAATCCCCCTTGTCTTTTCATGACCTTTATCATACAAGCTTGTAAAGTAATGAATACAAACCTTAAACATTGTGGACTTAGATTCTGAAATGCATTATTCACAACCCTAACTAATTGTGTTACATTGTAAGCAGCTTTTTGATATtgcaaagcttgaattgatctATAAAAACCTAGATCTAGTACGTTCATGTCAGGGGAAtttggaggttgttgcactattgtaaataaaatccaTCTTTCACAGCCTCCTCCAAAAATTCTATGTCATTATGTGCTATATGTGGCTtcgcattatcttgttgaatataAATGTGTCTTGACAAACCTTGAGGCCATTTTGCTCTTATGGTTGGTAACACATTAGTTATAAGCATTGCTCTAATGTGCTCTTTCGTTATTGACTGTATTGGCTTTGTTTCCTACTCTCCCCTCTTCCTGTTCTTCGAGGTTCTTTTTGCTGGCTCCTGTGTAATAAATGGTCATATTCTGATCTTACCATCAAAAAAGACGTCACCATTAGTTGTAAATATTGGCTTTGCGACAACACACATGAACATGACTTTGGGAATGAACCTCTTAAATTGACACTCTCtatgtggttctacttcacCCGGAGCTAGGTAATAAGTTTGTGCCTCTCGAGTTAGATAGAAatgtttttcatctatgtgaacaacgttagtatatggcttaaacttgaatgcatcattttgttcatcatattCAAATTTAGATAATGCAAAGCTTAACCTGTGTAGcttgttgttttcattcaaagtcggtttgattgcgtttgtgtgctTTCTTATGACTTTGTTCTTCTTCCACCTACACACCGTTGTTTGTGACACCTCCATCTGCTTTGCTACTGAACGCTGAGTATACTTGAGTTCATATTTAATGGCCTTAAACTTTTCTTCAtcgaatttgattttgtttgctgCTTCTCTACCCACTCTCTTGATGTTGAGGTTAAACACTATGTTGTTATTCGTGATCTGCTTCTTCACTTCATTCCACAAACGTTTGATTGGTTTCCTACACACTTGAAACTCAGTCGCAAGTGCATTGATTGTGCCTAGCACTGGTTTTCCCTTCTTATTTAATGCAGACAGCAGCTTCTGCATTATTTGTGTTCTTTGTTGagtacttaaatttttttaaggagCCATTTTTTTAGATAATGACTTTTGTTTGGTCTATTTATTGTTTCTGTTTTTTCATGTAATGattgattatttttgttgtttcacATTTCATTTTTGGCGCCTAATACCCATTTATGGAAATTTATGCCACTCCCATTTTCATTTTGCTGTGTGCTTTGAAATTTTTGTTGAATAAATGGCGCTAGACATCAATTTGGTTTTCTTGCATTGGCGGAAGTTTCCGATTTCCTTACTTTTGGACATTTTAATTTGGGGTTTGAAATAAATTTAGGTAATGTGatgaatttttcaatttttcaatttgGCTGTTTACAATTCGGTGGCtattaaagaaattattaatgcgtcatttttggtaatttgaaaaatctgaagtcaatgatcGCAAAAAAATCCACACTCACATGATCAGTAACGACTGCAACTACACCGAAGCCGTCGAAGAATTGAGAAGGCTATCTAAGATACCGTAAgtgatgtatttaattttctttagtactcttgagaaatttatgtaatttccaaaaattattgtaaatgtaGGACTTAATTATGGTATTCCGGACTTAATTAGACGATCGATGTAATTTTGGCCTTGTATTGAAAAAAAAGTTCAGACTTTTGGTGccaaaatatcaactttttaattgGGCTAGAAAAATGGTTGAAATTGGTGGAAATCATTAGTTCCTTaatccttacattaaaaacccataataccactctctttcctacccttagggttcattttgactctccttaagatccgtgaaaagtcaaatgggactcctaagCTGCATAGgagggagttttttttttattggatttgTATGATAAAGGATCATAAATATCTAATTTTATATCGTCCTTGTACAAAAGGATAATAGAGTGATTAGGCTTTGGTAAATTCTTCTACTGGCattgttaattaaattcctCTATTTTTTAAGGAGATTTGAGTACATTTCCTCTTTATGTTTCAAGAGTACATTTAGCACCAAGTGGAATAGGGTAATGGAAACACGCACATCTAGCCAACTTGGTGAGCTTGTTTAATTTATGTTTATGGCTCATAATCCAAATTAAGATAGGGGGATTCATTAATGGTTGCTGGTTTATATGTGATCAAGGGTATATCATGTTGACTCAAACTATCAATACATAGGATCCAAGAGATCACCAATTTATCACTTTGGATCCATTATTGATCTCTGATGGTTGGAGGGGCGACAATGATATGATTGAATCGCCTTCGATCATCAATTtcagtttgaatttctttacaCCACTTGGTGTAGTTTATCAAAttgaatttttcaaaaatttctgGCCAactatgaatttttttattgtatttttggATAAGTTGGAACAAATGTTGTTCCAATTGAGCCATAGAAATCATAGTTctggttttggttttgttttctatttggtttggtttgattggttttgttttgatttggtATTTGTTTGGAtcgattttgtttgattatgattaatgataaaatacCGATAGAGTTTCTCCATCTACGGCTCCGATACcatgtagaaaatcataatgcggaAATAAAGACTGATTTTTtctattaaataataatgagaGCTACTACCTCTATTATACAAGTAATAAGGACTAActtaaggaaacaaaatattacgaAATATTAAACTAAAGGAAACTAAAtcacaattatataaaatataaaataatattctactaatattttattttcctaatcattatgattatatttcaaatgtaattcGTTGTTGTTCCAccaaataagaattaaaatactTGTAATATTTGAATATCTTATTATATCTTTGCTTTGCATGAACACATTTCCCATTATCTAATCATTTtacttttctgttttttttataaaaattcaaatagGATTAATATATCAGATGTTAATGTTAATGGTGACTTAAGTGCATAATCAAGTCATGTACATAGAGATGATATCTCTTGAGAGGTTTAATGGGTGATTAAGTGTGTGACTTAATGTGGTGATTAAGTTGATGATCAATGCATAAAATAAATGGTATGTTGATGAAGTGACTTAAACATGGGAGTTATGAATCTTAGTGAAGAAATGGAAAAGATGCTCTATTATGCTGGATCGAGCAAAATTTTCAGAATGTCTcctgaaggtcgctcgaccagGCGCTCGATCGAGTGAGCTCTTAGGTGGGTCGAGCGCACGAACATAATACTTCTAGTAGCATGctgtagcccgctcgaccaAGCAAATCTCAGCTTTGGTTGAGCAGATCCTCTGacgctcctaggatgctgtttttgactcttcaagtgcTTGGGgctttattattatcatttattcatagctttaatgtgtTAAATGTTGCTTAGTATGATTTaccctataaatagagagctcatttgttcatccaaagatCATCCAcaaaaaatacaccccaagccaaacactagcctaatCTCTTCTCAATTGTGATtatccatatttgagagttctttgaactcctttgataatataagagatactacataccggaggacgtagcctaagttgggtgaacctcattaaatctttgtgtagtttttattgcattattttctcctacaaacatcaatATCATTGACAGCGTATTTTGTTTGCCACAAgacttcatacattcgatcttggcaatattggagtttgaaacacaatGTTCGAACTttaatatagcatcgttttcaaCAGACATAGAAGCTGCCACCTTGAAGTTGCTACCCATGCTACCTTTTCCTATATTAGTCCCCCTTTTATATATGCTTAGGAACTTAAAAATTTCCATTACTCCATTACTAACTAAATCATTGTGATACTTTCAATTTGTTATCTTGCTCTTCTTCTTTCAACACATATATACAAGCACTACTCCTATGCGTGAGACCTTAGCCAATTTTGATGAACCtccaaaatttttaattatttcttttttcatttaatatatacttgcaATTATATATGATTAATTATGGATAAGAACAAGCACAACATTCATAAAATGATGTTTGGACCTAATTAAAATGATTTCTTATGGATAAGAACAAGCATAACATTCATAAATGATGTTTGACCTAATTAAAATGATTTCTTATGAATAAGAACAAGCATAATCAAGTGAGATGTATTATTTGATTCCCTTGTCATATCtagtttcataatatttacttttagATATAACAACATTTGAATACCCAATGTTATTTAGTGGCTTTCACATACTAAAAAATGCTTTATCTTAATCTTGTTAATGATATGAAAGAGAtttgttttaataatatttactcttataaaattgaaatatttaagTATCGAATACgtagaagtaaaaataatagAGGATTTGGCATGGAAGGCATTAAGCAAAAGAGAAAGCAGTGATAAATTTGACAGTAGATAGTGATAGTATGATTGTAGTAGATGCAAGTCCCATCCTTTACAaacacataataataataatatttaaagttATGAATGACAGAGTTGGAGATAAAAATCATTTTTCAAAGTAATCTTCAGTCCTGCCCTTGAAGCCAATCTGCCCAAACGTAAGGCACAAGAATAGGCCCAGATGCCACAATACCATCCACAACCTAATAATTAAGGaagaatcaattaatcaattcATATttgataatcatcatcatatactAGTTACTAGTTACTATTACTagtattaatgataagatagtAAGTAATAACTAACCAGAACTGAGAAGTAAGGGCAGGAGGACTGGGGAAGTGAGATAACTCTTCTCCAATGCTTGAGAAGAAAAGACCTGTTAAACTGTTCCCATTGATGGCTGGTATACTTGATGGAGCTATCCACCCAATCAACCCGAACCCGATCACATTGTAGTCTGTCCTAAGCCAATTTCTTTCAAAGCTACAGTACACTAATAAGTCAGTAAcagtaataaattaattaatttctttttacttaattaaataatttaataatgagACGTGCGTTAGTTAGCAGTTATTACCATGTAAATCTTCCTCCTGAAGCACAAGCTAAGCtcaaactcaaagggttccttGCTGCTACCTTTGACTTCAAGAAGCCTGAGAAATTAAAGGGTTCCAATTACCCAAAAACCAAACACTATATTAAAGTATAGGGATCCATGAATTAGTTACCTGAAGTCAAGTTAATTGCTGATGATCTGACACAAGAGCGAGACAGAGTGGAAGTTCCCAGACCAACCACCGATGAAGAGCCTGCTAAACTGTTGCTcgccatttctttttatttttctctttttatttttttataatttgtctGATGACAGAATGAATTTGAGGAGCATGCAAAATCATCTGGGCATCACTTTGATATGCATATGGATTAGAGAGAAGATTTCCTCGATACTTTTCAGGTCAATCAATTTATGACACGTGTACTCTCATGGATAAAATTTTACTGGTTCAAAAGTGTTGGACACAGATACAATCAGCATTTCTAATTTCCAACTATGTACATCCCTGTGGCTGGCTGAGCCTCTACTGTGCTGGAGACTATCTTTTTCTTTACTAGGTGTGGGCCTGTGGGGCCAATGGTTTCCTAAGTTATACTATCGAATATTATGatcctatttttttattaacaaaaatatcaatttaaatatTGGAATGTTAATATATTGTAAAGTTGTGAATAATGTAAGGGCtaaaaatatactcccttctAGTCACCTAATGtgtttcatttgacttttcactattttttaggTCGTCAAATAGGACTAcatgtaaaagaaaaaagtatagtgtttttaaattttaataggagTCAGTAGGTgtaaaggtaaaaaaaattaagtttattaAGGGTAAATTGGTAAAGTGAGCACACCCAAAATAAAATTCAGCCATTTAGGGTGACTTGACTCAATAAGGAAATAAAACACTTGAGATAAATAGGAGAGAatatttaattaacttttttttaaaatcatatttaatgtttaaataaaaaaaaataacatctaCTATTAATCACATTATCTCCATCTATAGGATTTTTCACTAAATATAAGAAGAATGATTCCCAACAAATGAACTTTTATAATTAGTACCATTTAAAATCTCCAGGATAATTAAAACCTAATTCAAATAATACTGCAATTCAACATATTCTAGACGTCGAAATAATTGGTGTCTTGAGTACACCATTCAAATTGATGCATTCAAATGTGCATAGAGATTGAATCTTATGGAGGAACTAAGATGGGTGAGTTAAGTGTGACTTGAAGTGTGGTGTGTAAGTATGTCTTAATAGAGTGCATTAAGATGTGAGTTATGATAACTATTAAAGTTTCACTTAAAAATTGGAATCAATGCATGAAGTTATGAAGGCATTAGTTGGTAAAACATGTCCACAATTAAGCTTGACATAGAGAAGTTTAATAGGAGTGTgaattttggcttatggcaagtcaagaTAAAAGCCATTTTAATCCAAAATAGTGTTTAAAAAGCAATTGATGGTGTAGAGAAAATGCCCGAAGGCATGATTACAACGAGATGGGAAGAGATTGATACAAAGGCACTATTGACGATTCAAGGCACTATTGACGATTCAATTATGTCGTTCCAACGAAGTGCTAAGAGAGCTTGTTAAAGAAACCACAACCATGCGAATttgggagaaattggaatcactctatatgaccaagagtgttaccaataaaCTACTCTTGAAAAGTACACTCTACTATTTGCGCTTGGAGGAAAGTAATTCATTGAAATTCCATCTTGATGAGTTTTATTCCATTGTAATGGATTTATATAACAATGATGTCAAACTTGATAATGAAGACTTGACTATATGTCTTTTATGTTCTCTACCTCTATCTTACAAGAATTTCAGAAAAACTCTACTCTATGGTAGAGACAACTTGAGTAGTGATGATTAGAGATGGTCATGAGTCTAGGACCCTATTTTACCcaccccttttttaagggtctgggtcttattttttgagacccattGGGTTCGGGTTGGATATGGATCTAAAAAATAATTGGAGGGGTCCGGGTCCGAGTTCGTCCTACTTCGAGGGTCCAGACCCGGACCCTTATAATCATTAAATTGTCTTACTATTTTGTGAGCATTATTGTAACTTTTGTCTAATGTTCTGAATTCTGCCCCCACCCCAAAACCccatttattataaatatatatatatatatatatatatatatatatatatatatatatatatatatatatatatatatatatatatatgtatatatatatatatatatatatgtatatatatgtacatatatgtacatatatgtatatatatgtatatatatgtacatatatgaaCATATAtgaacatatatgtatatatatgtatatatatatatatatatatatatatatatatatatatatatatatatatatatatatatatatatatgtatatatatatatatatatatatagatatatatatatatatatatatatatatatatatatatatatatatatatatatatacatatatatatatatatatatatatatatatatatatatatatatatatgtatacatatatatgtatacatatatatatatatatatatatatatatatatatatatatatatatatatatatatatatatatatatatatatatatatatatatatgtatatatatatatgtatatatatgtatacatatatatatatacatatatatatatatatatatatacatatatatatatatacatatatatatatatatacatatatatatatatatatatatatatatatatgtatatatatatatatatatgtatatatataagtatatgtatatatatatgtatatatacatatatgtatatatacatatatatatatatatatatatatatatatatatatatatatatatatatatatatatatatatatatgtatatatatgtatgtatatatatatatatatatatgtatatatatatatatatatatatatatatatatatatatatatatatatatgtatatatatatatatatgtatatatatatatgtatatatatatatatatatatatatatatatatatatgtatatatatatatatgtatatgtatatatatatatatatatatatatatatatatatatatatatatatatatatatatatgtatataaacatatatatacatatatatatatatatatatatatgtatatatacatatatatacatatatatatatatatatatatatatatatatatatatatat
The sequence above is drawn from the Amaranthus tricolor cultivar Red isolate AtriRed21 chromosome 5, ASM2621246v1, whole genome shotgun sequence genome and encodes:
- the LOC130812715 gene encoding photosystem I subunit O gives rise to the protein MASNSLAGSSSVVGLGTSTLSRSCVRSSAINLTSGFLKSKVAARNPLSLSLACASGGRFTCFERNWLRTDYNVIGFGLIGWIAPSSIPAINGNSLTGLFFSSIGEELSHFPSPPALTSQFWLWMVLWHLGLFLCLTFGQIGFKGRTEDYFEK